One Parageobacillus sp. KH3-4 genomic region harbors:
- a CDS encoding LytR family transcriptional regulator yields MRAKRRKKKRWLRWIGGIAAALLVGAGIFTYSIYHNVKQTAKQMYENVHWKSEKRDEEVSVKEKTPISILLIGVDERKGDRGRADSLIVMTVNPKKKSVEMVSVPRDTRTEIVGRGTKDKINHSYAFGGVEMTMATVEHFLDIPIDYYIKVNMESFRDIVDAVGGVTVDNPFAFTYEGTHFPKGKITLDGEKALKYSRMRYDDPRGDFGRQDRQKQIIQAIIEKGASFSSLANYGDVLTAIGKNMKTNLTFDEMKEIQANYKEARHHIEQLYITGKGKMIGGTYYLLVPEAERLAVSNKLKEHLELTTTS; encoded by the coding sequence ATGAGAGCGAAACGTCGAAAAAAGAAAAGATGGCTCCGCTGGATTGGTGGGATCGCCGCCGCTCTTCTCGTCGGCGCCGGGATATTCACCTATTCCATTTACCACAACGTGAAACAAACGGCGAAACAAATGTATGAAAATGTCCACTGGAAGTCGGAAAAGCGGGACGAGGAAGTATCGGTCAAAGAGAAAACGCCGATTTCGATTTTGTTAATCGGCGTCGATGAGCGGAAAGGAGACCGCGGCCGCGCCGACTCACTAATCGTCATGACGGTCAATCCGAAGAAAAAGTCAGTGGAAATGGTCAGCGTTCCGCGCGATACACGCACGGAAATCGTCGGAAGAGGGACAAAGGATAAAATTAACCATTCGTACGCGTTTGGTGGCGTGGAAATGACGATGGCGACCGTCGAACATTTTTTGGACATTCCAATTGACTATTATATTAAAGTCAACATGGAAAGCTTCCGCGATATCGTCGATGCCGTCGGCGGCGTGACGGTGGACAACCCGTTCGCGTTCACGTATGAAGGAACGCATTTTCCAAAAGGAAAAATCACGCTGGACGGGGAAAAAGCGCTGAAATATTCACGCATGCGCTACGATGATCCGCGCGGTGATTTTGGCCGACAGGATCGCCAGAAACAAATTATTCAAGCGATCATCGAAAAAGGGGCAAGCTTTTCTTCGCTTGCCAATTACGGTGATGTGTTGACGGCGATCGGGAAAAATATGAAAACGAATTTAACGTTTGACGAAATGAAAGAGATTCAAGCCAACTATAAAGAAGCGCGCCACCACATCGAGCAGCTTTATATTACTGGAAAAGGGAAGATGATTGGCGGGACTTATTACTTGCTTGTCCCGGAAGCAGAAAGACTCGCCGTTTCGAACAAATTAAAAGAGCATTTGGAATTGACAACAACATCGTAA
- the fabZ gene encoding 3-hydroxyacyl-ACP dehydratase FabZ: MLDSQQIQAIIPHRYPFLLVDRILEIEDGKRAVGIKNVSVNEPFFIGHFPEYPVMPGVLIVEALAQVGAVAMLKKEENRGRLAFFAGIDNCRFKKQVKPGDQLRLEVEIIRAKGSVGKGKGVATVAGELVCEAEIMFALGDKKEE, from the coding sequence ATGCTCGATAGCCAACAAATTCAGGCGATCATTCCGCATCGCTATCCGTTTTTATTAGTCGACCGCATCCTCGAAATCGAAGACGGAAAGCGCGCCGTCGGCATTAAAAACGTGAGCGTCAACGAACCGTTTTTCATCGGGCATTTTCCTGAGTACCCTGTCATGCCTGGTGTCTTAATCGTCGAGGCATTGGCGCAAGTCGGCGCCGTCGCGATGCTGAAAAAGGAAGAAAACCGCGGCCGCCTCGCTTTCTTCGCTGGCATCGACAACTGCCGCTTTAAAAAGCAAGTGAAGCCGGGTGACCAGCTCCGACTCGAAGTCGAGATCATCCGCGCAAAAGGCTCTGTCGGCAAAGGAAAAGGCGTCGCTACCGTTGCCGGCGAACTTGTCTGCGAAGCGGAAATCATGTTCGCGCTTGGCGACAAAAAAGAGGAGTGA
- a CDS encoding DNA-directed RNA polymerase subunit beta: protein MDEQHLEEKEHNKEKASTARRRRFQRTRLIPIWLRLLIVLALMAASLAAGLTIGYGVIGDGKPLDVFKRSTWQHIIDFVEKK, encoded by the coding sequence ATGGATGAACAGCACCTAGAGGAAAAAGAGCATAACAAAGAAAAAGCAAGCACAGCGCGCCGCCGCAGATTTCAGCGCACCCGCCTCATTCCGATTTGGCTCCGCCTTCTTATTGTTCTCGCGTTAATGGCCGCCAGCCTTGCCGCTGGCTTGACGATCGGCTATGGCGTGATCGGCGACGGAAAGCCGCTCGATGTTTTTAAACGATCAACATGGCAGCACATCATTGACTTTGTCGAGAAAAAATAA
- a CDS encoding flagellar hook-basal body protein, whose protein sequence is MLRSMITAANTMAQLQQQLDVISNNIANSNTTGFKRRETNFSELLAQQFADLPRDEAPRLTPNGLRYGVGARLAETNIVLKQGAIMKTDRPLDVALTKEGQFFRVLIQGENGTQEIGYTRAGEFHLTPSAGNPNMLMLVTSDGNPVLDENNAPIWIPNGYKDIAISNNGTIAVTAPDGRIMRRVNIGVTTILRPQLLRSVGDNILALPNLNALNVNAADVAVNMIGNLRAQIGMTQGALEQSNVDLGTELTDMMITERSYQLNARSISISDQMLGLINGIRSS, encoded by the coding sequence GTGTTACGTTCAATGATTACCGCCGCCAATACGATGGCGCAGCTTCAACAACAGCTCGACGTCATTAGCAACAACATCGCCAACAGCAACACGACCGGATTTAAACGGCGCGAAACGAACTTCAGCGAACTGCTTGCCCAACAGTTTGCGGATTTGCCGCGTGACGAGGCGCCACGCCTTACCCCAAACGGCTTGCGGTACGGCGTCGGGGCGCGCCTTGCCGAAACAAACATCGTACTCAAGCAAGGGGCGATCATGAAAACAGACCGTCCTTTAGATGTCGCGCTGACGAAAGAAGGACAGTTTTTCCGCGTGCTTATCCAAGGAGAAAACGGCACGCAAGAAATTGGCTACACAAGAGCTGGCGAGTTTCATTTGACCCCGTCTGCCGGAAATCCAAACATGCTCATGCTTGTCACAAGCGATGGCAATCCAGTGCTTGACGAAAACAACGCGCCGATTTGGATCCCTAATGGCTATAAGGACATCGCGATTTCCAATAACGGCACGATTGCCGTTACCGCTCCCGACGGCCGAATCATGAGAAGAGTAAACATCGGCGTGACGACGATATTGCGTCCGCAGTTGCTGCGGTCGGTCGGCGATAATATATTGGCACTTCCGAATTTAAACGCGCTGAACGTCAATGCGGCCGATGTGGCGGTAAACATGATTGGCAATTTGCGCGCACAAATCGGTATGACGCAAGGTGCGCTTGAGCAGTCGAACGTCGATCTTGGAACGGAGTTGACCGACATGATGATCACCGAGCGTTCGTACCAACTAAACGCCCGCTCGATCTCGATTTCCGACCAAATGCTCGGTTTAATTAACGGAATCCGTTCATCGTAA
- a CDS encoding flagellar hook-basal body protein, with the protein MLRGFYTAASGMMAQQRRVEMLTNNIANANTPGYKADQAALRAFPELLLSRLDETTVPTKEAPRSFPFSAAVGSINTGVYTQELIPNFRQGDIKETGRPTDIALINGTLPDATGTLFFVVQNENGDIRYTRNGNFTMNPQGFLTTSDGWYVLDENGRRIELPSEDFTVNADGTIIANNNRIARINIAFAANPNMLVKEGNGLFRSNTGVLPSALNNLNITYTLKQGFVERSNVDLNRAMTEMLSAYRAFEANQKIVQAYDKSMDKAVNEVGRLK; encoded by the coding sequence TTGTTGCGAGGATTTTATACGGCGGCCAGCGGCATGATGGCCCAGCAGCGCCGCGTCGAGATGCTGACAAACAATATCGCCAACGCCAATACGCCTGGATATAAAGCCGACCAAGCGGCGTTGCGTGCATTTCCGGAATTGCTTCTTTCTCGTTTGGACGAAACGACTGTACCGACGAAAGAAGCGCCGCGTTCATTTCCGTTCAGCGCCGCGGTTGGCTCGATCAATACCGGCGTTTATACGCAAGAACTCATCCCGAACTTTCGCCAAGGGGACATCAAAGAAACGGGGCGGCCGACCGACATCGCCCTTATTAACGGGACGCTCCCGGATGCTACGGGAACGCTGTTTTTCGTTGTGCAAAACGAAAACGGTGATATTCGCTATACGAGAAACGGCAATTTTACTATGAATCCGCAAGGCTTTTTAACGACCAGCGACGGATGGTATGTGCTGGATGAAAATGGGCGGCGCATCGAGCTGCCAAGCGAGGATTTCACCGTGAACGCTGACGGAACGATCATCGCGAACAATAACCGCATCGCCAGAATCAACATCGCTTTTGCGGCGAATCCGAACATGCTTGTCAAAGAAGGCAACGGCTTATTCCGCAGCAATACCGGCGTCTTGCCGAGCGCACTGAACAACCTGAACATTACGTACACGCTCAAACAGGGATTTGTGGAGCGATCCAACGTCGACCTCAACCGCGCGATGACGGAAATGCTCTCTGCCTACCGCGCTTTTGAAGCGAACCAAAAAATTGTACAAGCGTATGATAAAAGCATGGATAAGGCCGTGAACGAAGTCGGCCGGCTCAAATAA
- a CDS encoding rod shape-determining protein has product MFSRDIGIDLGTANVLIFVKGKGIVLNEPSVVAIDKNTNKVLAVGEEARRMVGRTPGNIVAIRPLKDGVIADFDVTEAMLKHFLSKLDVKGFFAKPRILICCPTNTTSVERKAIKEAAEKSGGKKVYLEEEPKVAAIGAGMDIFQPCGNMVVDIGGGTTDVAVLSMGDIVTASSIKMAGDKFDMEILNYIKREYKLLIGERTAEEIKIKVATVFPGARDEEIDIRGRDLVTGLPRTITVRSAEIEKALRESVAMIVQAAKSVLERTPPELSADIIDRGVILTGGGALLHGIDQLLAEELKVPVLVAENPMDCVALGTGMMLENIDRAPKQNSV; this is encoded by the coding sequence ATGTTTTCGAGGGATATTGGAATTGATTTGGGAACGGCGAACGTACTCATTTTCGTCAAGGGAAAAGGGATCGTGTTAAATGAACCGTCTGTCGTCGCCATTGATAAAAACACGAACAAAGTGCTGGCTGTCGGCGAAGAAGCGAGGCGAATGGTAGGGCGTACTCCTGGGAATATCGTTGCCATTCGGCCGCTCAAAGACGGGGTAATCGCCGATTTCGACGTTACAGAAGCCATGTTGAAACATTTTTTAAGCAAGCTTGATGTCAAAGGTTTTTTCGCCAAACCGCGCATTTTAATTTGCTGCCCGACGAATACGACCTCCGTTGAACGGAAAGCGATTAAAGAGGCGGCGGAAAAAAGCGGCGGCAAAAAAGTATATTTGGAAGAAGAGCCGAAAGTAGCGGCCATTGGCGCCGGAATGGACATTTTCCAGCCGTGCGGGAACATGGTGGTCGATATTGGCGGTGGCACGACTGATGTCGCTGTCCTCTCGATGGGGGACATTGTCACCGCCTCCTCCATTAAAATGGCTGGGGACAAGTTTGATATGGAAATTTTGAATTACATTAAGCGGGAATATAAGCTTTTAATCGGAGAACGAACCGCGGAAGAGATCAAAATTAAAGTTGCAACTGTATTCCCAGGCGCACGCGATGAGGAAATTGATATTCGGGGCCGCGATCTTGTCACGGGCTTGCCGCGCACGATCACGGTCCGTTCCGCGGAAATTGAAAAGGCGCTGCGCGAATCGGTTGCGATGATTGTACAAGCCGCCAAAAGTGTATTAGAGCGCACTCCGCCGGAATTGTCGGCGGATATTATCGACCGCGGCGTCATTTTAACCGGCGGCGGCGCGCTGTTGCACGGCATTGACCAATTGCTTGCCGAAGAACTGAAAGTGCCGGTGTTGGTCGCGGAAAACCCGATGGACTGCGTTGCGCTCGGAACGGGAATGATGCTGGAAAACATTGATCGCGCACCAAAGCAAAATTCGGTGTAG
- the spoIIID gene encoding sporulation transcriptional regulator SpoIIID, with protein MHDYIKERTIKIGKYIVETRKTVRVIAKEFGVSKSTVHKDLTERLPEINPELAQEVKQILDYHKSIRHLRGGEATKKKYKKQTIKNN; from the coding sequence GTGCACGATTACATCAAAGAGCGTACGATCAAGATTGGGAAGTACATCGTGGAGACGAGGAAAACCGTTCGCGTGATCGCGAAAGAATTTGGCGTTTCCAAAAGTACGGTTCATAAAGATTTGACAGAGCGGCTTCCAGAGATCAATCCGGAGCTGGCGCAAGAAGTCAAACAAATTCTCGATTATCATAAATCGATTCGCCATTTGCGCGGCGGGGAAGCGACGAAGAAAAAATATAAAAAACAAACCATCAAAAATAACTAA
- a CDS encoding BsuPI-related putative proteinase inhibitor: MGKGRTIGLVSMIAGAAAVSMLFTSNSGEQPKAKDDASQTKPQAERGIIAGTLEPSLTYEKKGRNYVVTFTVKNQTERVQTVTFTSGKKYDYILYRDGKKVKQFSEGKLFTQIYEERLLKQGESLVFQETFSNLPKGKYKLEWWLADKNWPNAKAVITFTVD, encoded by the coding sequence ATGGGAAAAGGGCGGACGATCGGGCTTGTGAGCATGATCGCGGGAGCGGCAGCCGTTAGCATGCTTTTTACCTCGAACAGCGGAGAGCAACCAAAGGCAAAAGACGATGCTTCGCAAACAAAACCGCAAGCAGAGCGTGGAATTATCGCCGGGACACTTGAGCCGTCATTAACATATGAGAAAAAAGGCAGAAACTACGTAGTCACGTTCACAGTAAAAAACCAAACTGAACGCGTGCAAACGGTGACGTTTACGAGCGGAAAAAAATATGACTACATTTTGTACCGCGACGGGAAAAAAGTGAAGCAGTTCAGCGAAGGAAAACTGTTTACGCAAATTTACGAGGAGCGCCTGTTAAAACAAGGGGAATCGCTCGTTTTTCAGGAAACATTTTCTAATCTACCAAAAGGAAAATACAAGCTCGAGTGGTGGCTTGCGGATAAAAACTGGCCAAACGCCAAAGCGGTGATTACGTTTACAGTGGATTAA
- a CDS encoding chromate transporter, protein MSDYEFADILALANALPGPSATKLAGYISYQQGGTGMFASVAPSLAAMIALLQLVYKFKDSPKVKQMTNYIRPAVACCPR, encoded by the coding sequence ATGAGCGATTATGAGTTCGCGGACATATTAGCGCTGGCGAACGCCCTTCCCGGACCGAGCGCGACAAAACTTGCTGGCTATATCAGCTACCAGCAAGGAGGGACCGGAATGTTTGCTTCTGTCGCCCCTTCGCTTGCGGCCATGATTGCTTTGCTGCAACTTGTATATAAATTTAAAGATTCTCCAAAAGTAAAGCAGATGACGAACTACATACGCCCGGCTGTCGCGTGTTGCCCGCGATGA
- a CDS encoding gamma-glutamyltransferase family protein, producing MDYLHYPYPSRRMTTFAANGMVAASQPLAAQAGLEMLKKGGNAIDAAIATAACLTVVEPTSNGIGGDAFAIVWTNGKLYGLNASGYSPKSISIEAVRERGYTEIPKHGWIPVTVPGAPAAWAALSKRFGKLPLIEVLKPAIEYAENGYPVSPTLGKYWQAAFQTYQKVLKGLEFSSWFATFAPNGRAPKIGEIWASKAHAETLRLIAETNAESFYRGELAEKIAAYSKKYNGFLDIDDLAEYEVEWVEPISVHYRGYDVWEIPPNGQGLVALMALNIMKGFAVPEAPTTETYHRQIEAMKLAFADGQAYITDRKHMEHRVEELLSEPFAEMRRSLIGKEALLPKPGTPPKGGTVYLAAADGDGNMVSFIQSNYMGFGSGLVVPDTGIALQNRGHNFSFDENHVNRLAPRKKPYHTIIPGFLTKGNEPVGPFGVMGGFMQPQGHLQVVMNTIDFHLNPQAALDAPRWQWVEGKKVLVEHHFPHHIAQALARKGHEIHVSLDAGTFGRGQIIWRDPNTGVLIGGTEPRTDGTIAAW from the coding sequence ATGGACTACTTGCATTATCCATATCCGTCGCGGCGGATGACGACGTTCGCGGCGAACGGAATGGTGGCGGCGTCACAGCCGCTGGCGGCGCAGGCTGGTTTGGAGATGCTAAAAAAAGGCGGAAATGCTATTGACGCGGCGATTGCGACCGCCGCCTGCCTGACGGTGGTAGAGCCAACCTCGAACGGCATCGGCGGCGACGCGTTCGCGATTGTCTGGACAAATGGCAAGCTGTATGGATTAAATGCCAGCGGCTATTCGCCAAAGTCGATTTCGATCGAAGCGGTAAGAGAGCGGGGATATACCGAAATTCCAAAACACGGCTGGATTCCGGTTACCGTTCCCGGCGCGCCGGCGGCTTGGGCGGCGCTGTCGAAGCGATTCGGGAAGCTGCCGCTGATCGAAGTGCTAAAGCCGGCGATAGAATACGCGGAAAACGGCTATCCGGTGTCACCAACGTTAGGGAAGTACTGGCAGGCCGCATTTCAAACGTATCAAAAAGTGTTAAAAGGCCTGGAGTTTTCCAGTTGGTTTGCGACGTTCGCGCCAAACGGGCGCGCGCCGAAAATCGGGGAAATATGGGCGTCCAAAGCGCACGCGGAAACGCTTCGCTTAATCGCGGAAACGAATGCGGAAAGTTTTTATCGTGGGGAATTGGCGGAAAAAATTGCGGCGTACTCTAAAAAATACAACGGCTTTTTGGATATCGACGATTTAGCGGAATACGAAGTAGAATGGGTCGAACCGATTTCCGTTCATTATCGCGGTTATGATGTATGGGAAATTCCGCCGAACGGCCAAGGGCTTGTCGCGTTAATGGCATTGAACATCATGAAAGGGTTTGCCGTTCCGGAAGCGCCGACGACCGAGACATACCACCGGCAAATCGAGGCGATGAAACTGGCGTTTGCTGACGGACAGGCGTATATTACGGACCGCAAGCATATGGAGCATCGTGTCGAGGAATTGCTGTCCGAGCCGTTTGCTGAAATGAGGCGGTCGCTGATTGGCAAAGAAGCATTGCTTCCAAAGCCGGGAACGCCGCCAAAAGGCGGCACGGTTTATTTGGCGGCAGCGGACGGCGACGGCAATATGGTGTCTTTCATTCAAAGCAACTACATGGGGTTTGGCTCGGGATTAGTTGTGCCGGACACCGGCATCGCCCTGCAAAACCGCGGGCATAATTTCTCCTTTGATGAAAATCATGTCAACAGGTTGGCGCCGCGGAAAAAACCATACCATACGATCATTCCGGGGTTTTTAACAAAAGGAAACGAGCCGGTTGGGCCGTTCGGCGTCATGGGCGGGTTCATGCAGCCGCAAGGGCATTTGCAAGTCGTGATGAACACGATCGACTTCCATCTCAATCCGCAAGCGGCGCTCGATGCGCCAAGATGGCAATGGGTGGAAGGCAAAAAAGTGCTCGTCGAACATCATTTTCCTCATCATATCGCCCAAGCGCTGGCACGAAAAGGGCACGAGATCCATGTTTCCCTTGATGCGGGAACATTCGGGCGCGGTCAAATTATTTGGCGCGATCCGAACACCGGAGTGCTCATCGGCGGAACGGAACCGCGCACCGATGGAACGATCGCAGCATGGTAA
- a CDS encoding M23 family metallopeptidase: MKEEEKKQISPKKLSLHRLFRKRWVFPAIYLTCAALVLAGAFWFQNKQDEKPRKDEYRYGQTGMSRQNEPAVPVNEAVENFAMPVLDPNSVEIKTPFYDYNASEEEQEAALVFYDHTYHPNRGIDIVRKDGKTFDVTASLSGTVTKAEKDPILGHVVEIDHGNGVVTVYQSLADAKVKAGDEVKQGEVIGKAGQSQFNQEAGIHAHFEIRKDDKPVNPIDYIDKPLTALTKQKTGNETEPEQNDAASTDEQTKENEPSSSDEQSQLNEEAPSVEQPTDEDATTPSDEQSYKTPDASIGMARA; this comes from the coding sequence ATGAAAGAGGAAGAAAAGAAACAAATTTCTCCAAAAAAACTAAGTTTGCATCGTTTGTTCAGAAAGCGTTGGGTATTTCCGGCGATTTATTTAACATGTGCCGCTCTCGTTTTGGCAGGAGCGTTTTGGTTCCAAAACAAGCAAGATGAAAAACCTAGAAAAGACGAGTACAGATACGGCCAAACGGGCATGTCGCGGCAAAACGAGCCGGCCGTTCCAGTGAACGAAGCGGTGGAAAACTTTGCGATGCCGGTTCTTGATCCAAATTCCGTGGAAATCAAAACACCGTTCTACGATTACAACGCGTCCGAAGAAGAACAGGAAGCAGCTCTCGTCTTTTATGATCATACGTATCATCCAAACCGCGGAATCGATATCGTGCGGAAAGACGGCAAAACGTTTGATGTCACCGCTTCATTAAGCGGCACGGTAACAAAAGCGGAAAAAGACCCGATTTTAGGTCATGTCGTCGAAATCGACCATGGAAACGGCGTTGTCACCGTTTACCAATCACTTGCTGACGCGAAAGTGAAAGCCGGCGATGAGGTAAAACAAGGGGAAGTGATCGGAAAAGCGGGACAAAGCCAATTTAACCAAGAAGCAGGTATTCATGCGCACTTTGAAATCCGCAAAGACGATAAGCCGGTCAACCCGATTGATTACATTGACAAACCGCTCACTGCCCTAACGAAGCAAAAAACCGGAAATGAAACCGAGCCTGAACAAAACGATGCAGCGTCCACCGATGAACAAACGAAAGAAAACGAACCATCTTCATCTGATGAACAAAGCCAGTTGAATGAAGAAGCGCCATCAGTGGAGCAGCCAACCGATGAAGACGCAACGACGCCAAGCGATGAACAATCTTACAAAACGCCGGATGCCTCGATTGGCATGGCAAGAGCGTGA
- the spoIID gene encoding stage II sporulation protein D: protein MKRIKPLIVLLSFLFVVVLLIPTVLVVPFNDREMGNLAEELRERGAAQSAKAKENGPDVEVAVYRSKERRIERIPLEQYVVGVVAAEMPAEFELEALKAQALTARTYIVKQLLNDQPISLPKGANVTDTVMHQVYYSDDELKRLWGSDYEWKIKKITEAVQATRGQILTYGNRPIEASFFSTSNGFTENSEAYWENEFPYLKSVASPWDEQSPKFYHRKVMSVAEFERKLGVNLPKDGSVGIVLSRTPGKRVDVVEINGKKIKGREVREKLGLTSTDFTWVRKGDEIVITTKGYGHGVGMSQYGANFMAKQGKTYDQIVKYYYRGVDISSATAFLNQLTVKK, encoded by the coding sequence ATGAAACGGATAAAACCACTTATCGTGCTTCTTTCCTTTTTATTTGTCGTCGTATTGCTCATTCCAACGGTATTAGTTGTTCCATTCAACGACCGCGAAATGGGGAATTTGGCTGAAGAGCTTCGCGAGCGAGGGGCAGCGCAAAGCGCAAAAGCGAAGGAAAACGGACCGGATGTGGAAGTGGCAGTATACCGCAGTAAAGAAAGGCGGATCGAGCGGATTCCACTCGAACAATATGTCGTCGGCGTCGTCGCGGCGGAAATGCCGGCCGAATTTGAACTAGAAGCATTGAAGGCACAAGCGCTTACCGCCAGAACGTACATTGTCAAGCAATTATTAAACGATCAGCCAATCAGCCTCCCAAAAGGGGCGAATGTAACCGATACCGTCATGCATCAAGTGTATTATAGCGATGATGAATTGAAACGTCTATGGGGCAGCGATTATGAATGGAAAATAAAGAAGATTACGGAAGCGGTGCAGGCGACGCGCGGGCAAATTTTAACATACGGCAATCGGCCGATTGAAGCGTCGTTTTTTTCGACAAGCAACGGTTTTACCGAAAATTCCGAAGCGTATTGGGAAAACGAATTCCCGTATTTGAAAAGCGTCGCTAGCCCGTGGGATGAACAATCGCCGAAATTTTACCACCGAAAAGTAATGTCGGTCGCCGAATTTGAACGAAAGCTAGGAGTCAATCTTCCGAAAGACGGTTCTGTCGGTATCGTTCTATCACGCACGCCGGGAAAGCGCGTCGATGTTGTGGAGATTAACGGAAAAAAAATAAAAGGAAGGGAAGTACGGGAAAAATTAGGTTTAACATCGACCGATTTCACGTGGGTGAGAAAAGGCGATGAGATCGTCATTACGACAAAAGGATACGGGCATGGCGTCGGCATGAGCCAATACGGCGCCAATTTCATGGCGAAACAAGGGAAGACGTACGACCAAATCGTCAAATATTATTACCGGGGTGTCGACATTTCCTCCGCGACCGCTTTTTTAAATCAGCTGACCGTGAAAAAATAG
- the murA gene encoding UDP-N-acetylglucosamine 1-carboxyvinyltransferase, producing the protein MEKIIVRGGKRLSGTVKVEGAKNAVLPVIAATLLASKGKSIIHDVPALSDVYTISEVLRYLGADVKIVGNTITVDASQDLKLEAPFEYVRKMRASVLVMGSLLARNGRARVALPGGCAIGSRPIDQHLKGFEAMGASVKVGNGFIDAEVKGKLRGAKIYLDFPSVGATENIMMAAVLAEGTTVIENCAKEPEIVDLANFLNAMGAKVRGAGTGTIRIEGVDELTGTSHTVIPDRIEAGTFMVAAAITGGNVLIQGAVPEHLSSLIAKMEEMGVTIIEEKNGLRVIGPEKLKAVDIKTMPYPGFPTDMQSQMMALLLKAEGTSMVTETVFENRFMHVEEFRRMNADIKIEGRSVIINGPCNLQGAEVAATDLRAAAALILAGLAAEGYTRVTELRHLDRGYVRFHEKLAALGADIVRVNDESEAAVESVKVKDLNA; encoded by the coding sequence TTGGAAAAGATCATCGTCCGTGGCGGAAAACGGTTGAGCGGCACCGTGAAAGTGGAAGGAGCGAAAAATGCCGTTTTGCCTGTAATCGCCGCAACGCTATTAGCCAGTAAAGGAAAAAGTATTATTCATGATGTGCCTGCTCTTTCCGATGTATATACAATCAGCGAAGTGTTGCGCTATTTAGGCGCAGATGTAAAGATAGTAGGAAACACAATTACTGTCGACGCGTCACAAGATTTAAAATTGGAAGCGCCGTTTGAATATGTGCGAAAAATGCGGGCTTCCGTTCTTGTGATGGGGTCGTTGCTCGCCAGAAACGGTCGGGCCCGCGTCGCGCTACCTGGAGGCTGTGCGATCGGTTCGCGCCCAATTGACCAACATTTAAAAGGATTTGAAGCGATGGGGGCTTCCGTGAAAGTCGGCAACGGATTTATTGATGCTGAAGTAAAAGGAAAATTGCGAGGCGCGAAAATTTATTTAGATTTTCCAAGCGTTGGGGCAACAGAAAATATTATGATGGCGGCGGTTTTAGCGGAAGGCACCACCGTCATTGAAAACTGCGCGAAAGAACCGGAAATCGTCGACTTAGCCAACTTTTTAAACGCGATGGGAGCGAAAGTGCGCGGGGCTGGGACCGGCACGATTCGCATCGAAGGAGTAGACGAGTTGACTGGGACCTCTCATACAGTCATTCCTGATCGCATTGAAGCAGGCACGTTTATGGTTGCGGCGGCAATTACAGGAGGAAACGTCTTAATACAAGGTGCTGTTCCGGAACATTTAAGTTCCTTAATTGCCAAAATGGAAGAAATGGGTGTCACCATTATCGAAGAAAAAAATGGATTGCGGGTAATCGGTCCAGAAAAATTAAAAGCGGTGGATATTAAAACGATGCCGTATCCAGGATTTCCAACCGACATGCAATCGCAAATGATGGCGCTGTTGCTAAAGGCAGAAGGAACGAGCATGGTGACAGAAACGGTGTTTGAAAACCGCTTTATGCATGTCGAAGAATTTCGTCGCATGAACGCGGATATTAAAATCGAAGGCCGTTCTGTCATTATTAACGGTCCTTGTAATTTGCAAGGCGCGGAAGTGGCTGCGACGGATTTGCGGGCCGCGGCGGCGTTGATTTTAGCCGGCTTGGCGGCGGAAGGCTACACGCGCGTGACCGAACTCCGACATCTCGACCGCGGATATGTTCGCTTTCATGAGAAATTGGCGGCGCTCGGTGCCGACATCGTGCGCGTCAATGATGAAAGCGAAGCGGCGGTGGAGAGCGTAAAAGTGAAGGATCTCAACGCATAA